In Rhinoraja longicauda isolate Sanriku21f chromosome 27, sRhiLon1.1, whole genome shotgun sequence, one DNA window encodes the following:
- the ahdc1 gene encoding transcription factor Gibbin — MASRRQAMDRAQSQEGGDQWERSRHHQFNPGTPKVEALIPPAVPNNSNSNSLFQDSPGHRHHVNCESTRVAGLKQELGEGDQLLPDTTCKKYSLRNKPLVQYGLEQVEYERLCKSLSVPIPSISSPQESVDPPAPTPAPTRSPLKGPALTRTPGYKCRGSRKMLVKVGRVNIERYLVQVERKSKVLAHTGLGSGVKVQFISVPEDSTATKKGRRNKVTLLPGGDVPVVPVKRKRGRPRKVVPEGGGEPANHVKRKPRHHKLSPPQPTYIAGCNDSAADYTDVLSKLAFLTKQSLILGRCSPPRCWSPSEPGSMQRATAMHHDMSHFYRTLAGTRRRGGKAGCSRGRQLGQLAEASSTFSDFFEGIGKRKRVFLGETKLYARKCKWGPDTKDKPLQRRKAYKRTPHLSEYGDSGDWSRQGGDSGDWSRQGGDSCWPGGPGYQAKQLRNGLLSPASAASCSPYPAMAAQSLPGATWDGRSVSRNGYLLGRLSAACPPGTTHPSPASIAGYFRSLLDSDDSSDLMDVSFAQAAPEPGSMFTAGGNTTPSRHLSHFHEPLDKGSCPSSYPLTGSDNSDSLDYPPAFHSSDTESLQRATTQPGLGLGLGLGLGLGLSRAGQSCQHGCDSLGHYTGYRLRPQAFSAADPLPGARDFSGLEFLGPRDCSFGFEANNTSQSSSSSSAADPYTQHSKAHYNAFTCAARPDPRSPLSLQPPDAQADSACSLDRVAPACHGFTTPPLPGDARPHYFRGLQVGAKPGLHMGHSSQHCSPLLDFHSLKHEAKDILDISNYTPQKAKHRPGPDTLPPDPQTHFPAVFGNADGASEERSSLSSLEKLMMDWDDSIPGERVGGKGGFKHHWNHQHHQQQQQTPFPGDLRPGYGRRKRADMSSPPLQHLLFPASPPFLPKKTPGSRQVRNTRSPSASAKKDPSARKSKSLQKMPAAVPTFPDPPDCALDYGYSGDHAVPPAHTLPHTLPPAHAVPPTHPLPVVKGEHKEYCGLYSPSCARSVPDDTLPGSRFAAGEAVSGMYPDMKQAAAQDQLSVQALQQSMGQDHERLLPDTRELFPVHAPTYGGNLDATDAKKLATFYDSPDMQPPGGGVSSRDLLAPQLHYQADSASVMDTNARYLHNSAAYSSLDENKKDAELSSLFAMQRRNTGAQLEKQAQKLAMDYGGSPYMANASPASSDSSIHLDSSYTDKQSGRRVAPMGLLMDQSQEELYAGNASQ; from the coding sequence GACAGAGCCCAGAGTCAGGAGGGCGGAGACCAATGGGAACGTAGCAGGCACCACCAGTTCAATCCCGGCACCCCCAAAGTGGAGGCGTTGATCCCTCCCGCCGTCCCcaacaacagcaacagcaacagcttgTTCCAAGACTCTCCCGGCCACAGGCACCACGTTAACTGCGAGAGCACCAGGGTGGCTGGGCTGAAACAAGAGCTAGGTGAGGGAGATCAACTCCTGCCCGACACGACCTGCAAGAAATACTCGCTAAGGAACAAGCCGCTGGTGCAGTACGGCCTGGAACAGGTGGAGTACGAGAGGCTTTGCAAGTCCCTGTCCGTCCCcatcccctccatctcctccccccaggAGAGCGTGGaccccccagccccaaccccagcccccacccggTCACCCCTCAAGGGGCCAGCGTTGACCAGGACCCCCGGGTACAAGTGCAGGGGCAGCCGCAAGATGCTGGTCAAGGTGGGCAGGGTGAACATCGAGAGGTacctggtgcaggtggagaggaagAGCAAGGTGTTGGCCCACACCGGCCTGGGCTCGGGTGTCAAGGTGCAGTTCATCTCTGTGCCCGAGGATAGCACGGCCACGAAGAAGGGCCGCAGGAACAAGGTGACTCTGCTGCCCGGCGGGGATGTGCCGGTGGTGCCGGTGAAGAGGAAGCGGGGGCGGCCGAGGAAGGTGGTGCCCGAAGGGGGAGGCGAACCTGCCAACCATGTAAAGAGGAAACCCCGGCATCACAAGTTGTCGCCGCCACAGCCGACGTACATCGCGGGCTGCAACGACAGCGCTGCCGACTACACGGACGTCCTGTCCAAGCTGGCCTTCCTCACCAAGCAGAGCCTGATCCTAGGCCGTTGTTCACCACCGCGCTGTTGGTCGCCCAGTGAGCCGGGCTCCATGCAACGTGCGACCGCCATGCATCACGACATGTCACACTTCTACCGCACGCTGGCCGGGACCAGGCGTCGAGGGGGCAAGGCGGGCTGTAGCAGGGGCCGGCAGCTCGGGCAACTGGCCGAAGCGTCGTCCACCTTCAGCGACTTCTTCGAGGGCATCGGGAAGAGGAAGCGAGTGTTCCTGGGCGAGACCAAGCTGTACGCCAGGAAGTGCAAGTGGGGCCCGGACACCAAGGACAAGCCTCTGCAGAGGCGCAAGGCCTACAAGCGCACGCCGCACCTCTCCGAGTACGGTGACAGCGGGGACTGGTCACGACAGGGCGGTGACAGCGGGGACTGGTCACGACAGGGCGGTGACAGCTGCTGGCCTGGGGGCCCTGGATACCAGGCTAAGCAGCTTCGCAACGGCCTCTTGTCCCCGGCCTCGGCGGCGTCGTGCTCCCCGTACCCGGCCATGGCGGCCCAGTCACTGCCCGGCGCCACATGGGACGGCAGGTCGGTGTCGAGGAACGGCTACCTGCTGGGCCGCCTGTCTGCGGCCTGCCCGCCCGGCACCACGCACCCCAGTCCGGCCTCCATCGCCGGATACTTCCGCTCGCTGCTCGACTCCGACGACTCGTCCGACCTGATGGACGTGAGCTTCGCGCAGGCCGCCCCCGAGCCCGGCAGCATGTTCACGGCCGGCGGCAACACGACGCCATCCCGACACCTCTCACACTTCCACGAGCCGCTGGACAAGGGCAGCTGCCCGTCCTCCTACCCGCTCACCGGCTCTGACAACTCAGACAGCCTGGACTACCCCCCGGCCTTCCACTCGTCTGACACCGAGAGCCTACAGCGGGCGACGACGCAGCCGGGCCTGGGCCTGGGGCTAGGCCTGGGCCTCGGGCTGGGCCTGAGCCGGGCCGGACAGTCGTGCCAGCACGGGTGCGACAGCCTGGGTCACTACACCGGATACAGGCTGCGACCACAGGCCTTCAGCGCCGCCGACCCTCTGCCCGGCGCCAGGGACTTCTCCGGCCTAGAGTTCCTGGGCCCCCGGGACTGCAGCTTCGGCTTCGAGGCCAACAACACATCGCAGTCGTCGTCCTCCTCCTCGGCCGCTGACCCGTACACACAGCACAGCAAGGCGCACTACAACGCCTTCACCTGCGCCGCCAGGCCCGACCCCCGCAGCCCCCTGTCCCTGCAGCCCCCCGACGCCCAGGCGGACTCGGCCTGCTCGCTGGACCGCGTGGCGCCGGCCTGCCACGGTTTCACGACGCCCCCGCTGCCCGGCGACGCCAGGCCGCACTACTTCAGGGGGCTGCAGGTGGGCGCCAAGCCCGGCCTCCACATGGGCCACTCCAGCCAGCACTGCTCGCCGCTGCTGGACTTCCACAGCCTGAAACACGAGGCCAAGGACATCCTGGACATCTCCAACTACACGCCGCAGAAGGCCAAGCATCGCCCGGGGCCCGACACGCTCCCGCCCGACCCCCAGACACACTTCCCCGCCGTCTTCGGCAACGCAGACGGTGCCAGCGAGGAGCGGTCTAGTCTGTCCAGTCTGGAGAAGCTGATGATGGACTGGGACGACAGTATCCCGGGGGAGAGGGTCGGGGGCAAGGGGGGCTTCAAGCACCACTGGAACCACCAGCACCACCAGCAACAACAGCAGACCCCCTTCCCCGGCGACCTGCGGCCTGGGTACGGCCGGAGGAAGAGGGCGGACATGTCCAGCCCCCCcctccagcacctgctgttcccagcctcgccccccttcctccccaagaAGACCCCCGGCTCCCGCCAGGTGCGCAACACCCGCAGCCCGTCCGCCTCGGCCAAGAAAGACCCGTCTGCCCGCAAGTCCAAGTCGCTGCAGAAGATGCCGGCGGCCGTCCCGACCTTCCCTGACCCCCCTGACTGTGCCCTGGACTACGGCTACAGCGGCGACCATGCTGTGCCCCCTGCCCACACCTTGCCCCACACCTTGCCCCCCGCCCACGCCGTGCCCCCCACCCATCCCTTGCCCGTGGTCAAGGGCGAGCACAAGGAGTATTGCGGCCTGTATTCGCCAAGCTGTGCGCGCTCCGTGCCCGACGACACCTTGCCCGGGTCCAGGTTCGCGGCCGGTGAGGCGGTGTCCGGTATGTACCCCGACATGAAGCAAGCGGCTGCCCAGGACCAGCTCTCTGTCCAGGCCTTGCAACAGTCCATGGGCCAAGATCACGAGCGACTGCTGCCTGACACCAGGGAACTCTTCCCCGTCCACGCCCCGACTTACGGCGGCAACCTCGACGCCACCGACGCCAAGAAACTGGCGACCTTCTACGACAGCCCAGACATGCAGCCCCCGGGCGGCGGGGTGTCCAGCCGCGACCTGCTAGCCCCCCAGCTCCACTACCAGGCCGACAGTGCTTCTGTCATGGACACAAACGCTCGCTATCTGCACAACTCCGCCGCCTACAGCTCGCTGGACGAGAACAAGAAAGACGCCGAGCTGTCGTCCTTGTTCGCCATGCAGAGGAGGAACACGGGGGCACAACTGGAGAAGCAGGCGCAGAAACTGGCGATGGATTACGGCGGCTCTCCTTACATGGCCAACGCCTCGCCCGCCTCCAGCGACTCCTCCATCCACCTGGACAGCAGCTACACAGACAAGCAGAGCGGCCGGAGAGTGGCGCCAATGGGGCTACTGATGGACCAGAGCCAGGAAGAACTGTACGCAGGCAATGCTTCACAGTGA